In Zingiber officinale cultivar Zhangliang chromosome 3B, Zo_v1.1, whole genome shotgun sequence, a single window of DNA contains:
- the LOC122056636 gene encoding importin subunit alpha-1b-like codes for MTLRPGNQATARRKSYKAGVDVVVGWRRRERNLVEIRKVKREDILVKKRRPERVQASHHASNESPALASAWVDTKSENLQRITQEVWSENPTAQLEATSEFRMMLSLEHSPPIKEVIEAGVVPRFVEFLSRYDNPPLQLEATWVLTNIASGTSEHTQVVIENGAIPMLIQLLNSPIEDLREQAVWALANIAGDSTSARDLILTHGGLLSLVTLFNEHSKMSLLRIATWTLSNLCCGIPPAALEHTKPAIQILQHLMFSSDESIIVSACRTLGSIADGTSEKIQAVIEADVCPRLVDLLSHPSYQVVDFALRAIGNIIIGDDLQTQVVIDKGALPFLFQLLSENNRKNIKWEICWVISNITAGNQAQIQAVIDANIIGPLVHLLRHAEFDIKKEAAWALSNATNRGSNLQIQYLVSQGCIEVLCNLLVCPDPQIVMVCLQGLDNILKAGAMEKGLDKCGLNRYAQFIDECEGLEKIEDLQQHENSQIYAKAVRMLEKYWVEEEEEEEEEAQDAQGAIERAEPSSEFQDEQSSLTSTERL; via the exons ATGACGCTACGGCCCGGGAATCAGGCCACGGCGCGGAGGAAGTCGTACAAGGCCGGAGTGGACGTCGTCGTGGGGTGGCGGCGGCGGGAGCGGAACCTGGTGGAGATCAGGAAGGTCAAGCGAGAGGACATCCTCGTCAAGAAGAGGAGGCCGGAGCGCGTACAGGCCTCTCATCACGCGTCGAACGAGTCTCCCGCGCTCGCTTCGGCGTGGGTCGACACTAAG TCGGAAAACCTGCAAAGAATAACTCAGGAAGTGTGGTCTGAAAATCCCACCGCGCAATTAGAAGCAACTAGTGAATTCAGGATGATGCTATCATTGg AACACAGCCCTCCAATTAAAGAAGTCATTGAGGCTGGTGTTGTTCCACGTTTTGTGGAATTTCTTTCACGATATGATAATCCGCCATTGCAG CTTGAGGCTACTTGGGTACTAACCAATATAGCTTCTGGAACCTCCGAGCATACACAAGTCGTCATCGAAAATGGTGCAATTCCAATGTTAATACAGCTTCTCAATTCTCCAATAGAGGATCTTAGAGAGCAG GCGGTGTGGGCACTTGCTAACATAGCTGGTGATTCAACAAGTGCTAGGGATCTTATTCTTACTCATGGAGGGCTCCTATCTTTAGTGACCCTATTCAACGAACATTCTAAAATGTCGTTGCTAAGAATTGCCACATGGACATTATCCAATTTATGCTGTGGGATTCCACCTGCAGCACTGGAACAT ACAAAACCAGCTATTCAGATACTTCAGCACCTTATGTTTTCATCGGATGAAAGTATTATAGTATCTGCCTGTCGAACCTTGGGTAGCATTGCTGATGGGACAAGTGAAAAAATTCAAGCTGTCATAGAGGCAGATGTTTGTCCTCGACTAGTGGATCTTTTGTC GCATCCATCATATCAAGTTGTTGACTTTGCACTTAGGGCAATCGGCAATATCATTATAGGAGATGATCTGCAAACTCAG GTTGTTATAGATAAGGGCGCTCTTCCTTTCTTGTTCCAACTTCTTTCAGAAAATAACAGAAAGAACATTAAATGGGAAATTTGCTGGGTCATTTCCAACATCACAGCAGGGAATCAAGCTCAAATTCAG GCCGTTATCGATGCAAATATTATCGGTCCTCTAGTTCATCTATTGCGACATGCGGAATTTGACATCAAGAAAGAGGCTGCATGGGCTTTATCAAATGCGACTAATAGGGGTTCTAATCTTCAAATTCA GTATTTGGTGAGTCAGGGGTGCATCGAGGTTTTATGTAATCTTCTTGTCTGTCCAGACCCCCAAATTGTGATGGTATGCCTTCAAGGACTCGATAATATACTCAAGGCTGGAGCGATGGAGAAGGGGCTCGATAAATGTGGACTAAATCGGTATGCTCAGTTCATTGATGAATGCGAGGGATTAGAAAAGATTGAGGATCTGCAGCAGCATGAAAACAGTCAGATATATGCGAAGGCTGTTAGGATGCTCGAGAAGTATTgggttgaagaagaagaagaagaagaagaagaagcacagGATGCACAAGGCGCCATCGAACGTGCTGAACCTTCATCCGAGTTCCAAGACGAACAATCTAGTCTCACTTCGACCGAGCGCTTATAA
- the LOC122056637 gene encoding bZIP transcription factor 53-like produces the protein MPCSPVHQDLSSGDSSVQLVIDERKRKRMLSNRESARRSRMKKQQKLEDLVKEVAAIKSQNSKAEVQINVVTQHFEKVDAENATLRAQISELIERLRSTNSLLRIFQEVCGVSMDIPEMPETLTKPWQLPCSVSTAADTFRD, from the coding sequence ATGCCTTGCTCGCCGGTCCATCAAGATTTGAGCTCTGGAGATTCCTCTGTACAGCTTGTCATCgatgagaggaagagaaagaggatGCTCTCGAACAGGGAGTCCGCAAGGCGATCTCGAATGAAGAAGCAGCAGAAATTGGAAGATCTGGTGAAGGAAGTGGCCGCTATCAAAAGCCAAAACAGCAAGGCTGAGGTGCAGATCAATGTAGTGACCCAACATTTTGAGAAGGTGGATGCAGAGAACGCCACCCTCAGGGCTCAAATAAGCGAGCTAATAGAGAGGCTACGGTCGACGAACTCATTGCTTCGGATCTTTCAGGAAGTCTGCGGGGTTTCCATGGACATTCCTGAGATGCCCGAAACATTGACTAAGCCTTGGCAGTTGCCTTGCTCGGTCTCTACTGCAGCCGACACATTTCGAGACTGA
- the LOC122056639 gene encoding DNA-directed RNA polymerases II, IV and V subunit 9A-like: protein MSAMKFCRECNNILYPREDREQKILLFACRNCDHQEVADNNCVYRNVIAHEVGEQTQILQDVAADPTLPRTKAVKCAVCGHPEAVFFQATSRGEEGMTLFFVCCNPSCGYRWRD from the exons ATGAGTGCCATGAAGTTCTGCCGCGAATG CAACAACATTCTTTATCCGAGGGAAGACAGAGAGCAAAAGATTCTTCTCTTTGCCTGTCGCAACTGCGATCACCAG GAGGTTGCCGATAACAACTGCGTATATCGGAATGTGATAGCTCACGAGGTAGGCGAACAAACACAGATTTTGCAGGATGTGGCCGCTGACCCTACTCTTCCGCGTACCAAGGCCGTCAAGTGTGCCGTATGTGGTCATCCAGAGGCTGTTTTCTTCCAG GCTACGAGTAGGGGAGAGGAAGGGATGACCCTCTTCTTCGTCTGTTGCAATCCGAGTTGTGGCTATCGATGGAGAGACTGA